A window of the Trichoderma asperellum chromosome 6, complete sequence genome harbors these coding sequences:
- a CDS encoding uncharacterized protein (EggNog:ENOG41~TransMembrane:7 (o15-35i47-73o93-117i129-154o174-199i211-232o244-269i)), which yields MVYVFPIERTSQKAIIGSAVIFSLLPVIAVVLRIVARSRLKQFSLDLSDWLIILACIVAVAYQALAVACAVVGGMGYHTSEVLAMGGQESFTLLMKLVTVVVVFWSLSLGLTKMSILALYTKIFSIRSFILISQACAVFVIIWAMVLFIGAFVICTPVEFNWDKFSTVGTCGNIRMLWAVTGGLNIFSDLVIMLLPMPYLYGLTLQMYKKVGLMVTFGIGLAVCIVSAVRLAEIVKIDMNDFPFSGGIALAFSALEPCLLVTAACIPLLRPLVSRNKSTADASSYARGNTISNTGAHSASQMGGSRNSQTTTARRGNYTWDGLNLVAGQLLRQMAIPLIPLIERITTTPTWS from the exons ATGGTGTATGTGTTCCCAATTGAGCGTACTAGCCAGAAGGCTATAATCGGGAGCGCAGTTATTTTCTCATTGCTACCGGTGATTGCTGTTGTTTTACGAATAGTGGCGCGGTCGAGACTCAAGCAGTTCTCTCTTGATCTGAGCGACTGGCTCATTATATTGGCATGT ATCGTAGCAGTCGCGTATCAAGCACTTGCAGTCGCCTGCGCTGTGGTGGGGGGGATGGGATACCACACGAGCGAAGTCCTTGCGATGGGAGGACAGGAGTCGTTCACCCTTCTCATGAAGCTTGTAACCGTGGTCGTGGTCTTCTGGTCGCTCAGTCTCGGGTTAACGAAAATGTCCATTCTCGCCTTGTACACCAAGATCTTCTCCATTAGGAGCTTTATCCTAATCAGTCAAGCCTGTGCGGTATTCGTCATTATCTGGGCCATGGTCCTGTTTATTGGTGCCTTTGTTATCTGTACGCCGGTTGAGTTTAACTGGGATAAATTCTCAACCGTGGGAACCTGTGGCAACATCCGGATGTTGTGGGCCGTAACCGGGGGGCTTAATATCTTCTCTGATCTGGTTATTATGCTCCTTCCCATGCCATATCTTTACGGCCTAACGCTACAGATGTACAAGAAGGTTGGATTAATGGTGACCTTTGGAATTGGGCTTGC AGTCTGCATTGTAAGCGCCGTCCGACTTGCCGAGATTGTAAAAATCGACATGAACGACTTCCCATTTTCCGGCGGTATCGCACTCGCGTTTAGTGCACTGGAACCCTGTCTGCTAGTAACCGCAGCATGTATCCCGCTTCTCCGCCCATTAGTATCTCGAAATAAATCGACAGCTGATGCCAGCAGCTACGCCAGAGGCAATACTATAAGCAATACCGGAGCTCACTCTGCTTCTCAGATGGGGGGTTCTCGGAACTCCCAGACGACGACAGCTCGACGAGGCAACTACACATGGGACGGTCTAAATTTGGTGGCGGGGCAATTGCTGCGGCAGATGGCAATTCCTTTGATTCCTCTTATAGAGCGGATAACCACTACACCAACGTGGAGTTGA
- a CDS encoding uncharacterized protein (TransMembrane:1 (i7-25o)) yields MSPVKDFDVAIVGGGIAGLTLAIALNSRSIPVTLYEQARSFGEIGAGVSFSPNAVQAMKVCHQGIYEAFETVCTRNMWPSKEKVWFDYVDAYSDVMSNGVLDTAFTISSNLGQNGVHRAHFLDEAVKLIPNQLARFGKRLQNISEDRNGRLVMHFDDGTVAEADAIIGCDGIKSRVRQTIVGPDHPSARPVYTHKYAFRGLIPMEDACAAVGEERAQNACMYMGYDKHVLTFPVNHGKTLNLVAFRTTMEDWPDAQRLTRPGQRDELLHEFEDYGPAIIKLLKLIGPKLDVWAIFDLGYPVPTLYKGRICISGDAAHATSPHHGAGAGFCIEDSAMLAELLADEQVKSRHELEAVFATFDAERRSRAQWLVDSSRWIGDCYELRAEGIGNDFTKIEAEIKERNGIIANVNIEEMCARAKDELRKRLLGGRGL; encoded by the exons ATGTCGCCAGTAAAGGACTTCGACGTAGCAATCGTTGGCGGTGGAATTGCGGGGCTAACATTGGCGATTGCTCTTAACTCTCGGTCTATCCCCGTCACTCTCTATGAGCAGGCGCGCTCATTTGGAGAGATTGGAGCGGGTGTCTCATTCAGCCCCAATGCTGTCCAGGCAATGAAAGTATGCCACCAGGGCATTTACGAAGCATTTGAAACAGTATGCACTAGAAACATGTGGCCGTCCAAGGAGAAAGTCTGGTTCGATTATGTGGATGCATACAGCGATGTAATGTCCAACGGTGTTCTTGATACGGCGTTCACGATTTCGAGTAATCTCGGTCAGAATGGCGTACATCGTGCCCATTTTTTGGACGAGGCAGTCAAACTCATCCCTAACCAACTTGCGAGGTTTGGTAAACGACTTCAAAATATCAGCGAAGATCGCAACGGTAGACTCGTGATGCATTTCGACGACGGCACTGTAGCGGAGGCTGACGCGATCATTGGCTGTGATGGGATCAAGTCTCGGGTGCGTCAGACCATAGTTGGCCCTGATCATCCATCTGCTCGGCCTGTTTATACACACAAATATGCGTTCAGGGGGCTCATTCCGATGGAGGATGCGTGTGCCGCTGTTGGTGAAGAGCGAGCTCAGAATGCTTGCATGTAT ATGGGCTATGACAAACACGTCCTAACCTTCCCAGTGAACCACGGAAAGACCCTTAATTTGGTTGCTTTCAGAACCACCATGGAGGACTGGCCCGATGCCCAGAGATTAACCAGACCAGGCCAAAGGGACGAGCTTTTGCACGAATTCGAAGATTATGGACCAGCAATTATCAAGTTATTGAAGTTAATTGGCCCAAAACTTGATGTA TGGGCGATATTTGACCTCGGCTACCCTGTTCCAACCCTTTATAAAGgccgcatctgcatctcAGGTGATGCTGCTCACGCTACTTCTCCTCACCATGGCGCAGGGGCCGGTTTTTGCATTGAGGATAGTGCGATGTTAGCGGAGCTGCTCGCAGATGAGCAAGTTAAGTCACGGCATGAATTGGAGGCCGTCTTTGCTACATTTGATGCAGAGAGACGATCAAGGGCGCAGTGGTTGGTAGACAGCAGTCGGTGGATTGGGGACTGTTACGAATTGCGTGCAGAAGGGATCGGAAATGACTTTACTAAGATTGAGGCTGAAATCAAGGAAAGGAATGGGATTATTGCTAATGTAAACATAGAAGAGATGTGCGCGAGGGCTAAGGACGAGTTGCGAAAGAGGCTGTTAGGAGGTAGAGGATTGTAA
- a CDS encoding uncharacterized protein (EggNog:ENOG41): MAFGITKPEFSEGCAVVFGGSGGLGRASAGLIAERGSNIVVTYRSRSAEAESLVEEVRKLGRKASAIACDITDRKAVEAVFKHAVDTYKRVHTIVSAGGLVFDTGPLAEFKEESFRGVIETDVYGFYNIVQAGVPILREGKGGSFVALITSAVSRTVPCDALSATPKSAVTMMVRQLAVEEAAYGIRANAVGPGVINAGMVLPMMETPTRALLEGATEVTPLKRWGEAAEIAEAVAFLASSKASYITGQILMVDGGLAA, encoded by the coding sequence ATGGCTTTTGGCATCACCAAACCTGAATTTTCCGAAGGCTGCGCTGTGGTCTTTGGCGGCTCGGGCGGCCTTGGCCGCGCAAGCGCTGGCCTAATAGCAGAGCGCGGTTCCAATATCGTTGTTACCTACCGGTCTCGCTCCGCTGAAGCTGAGTCcctggtggaggaggtgcgCAAGCTTGGCCGTAAGGCAAGCGCAATAGCCTGTGATATTACTGATCGCAAGGCTGTCGAGGCTGTCTTTAAGCATGCCGTGGACACATATAAGCGCGTTCATACAATAGTGTCTGCTGGCGGCCTTGTGTTTGATACAGGCCCACTAGCGGAATTTAAGGAGGAGTCCTTCCGCGGCGTTATTGAAACCGATGTATAtggcttttataatattgtGCAGGCTGGAGTGCCAATACTCCGTGAGGGTAAGGGCGGCTCGTTTGTGGCACTGATCACCAGCGCAGTGAGTCGCACCGTGCCGTGCGATGCGCTCTCGGCCACGCCCAAGTCGGCGGTTACAATGATGGTGCGCCAGCTTGCCGTTGAGGAGGCCGCTTACGGTATTCGTGCAAATGCGGTGGGACCTGGCGTTATTAACGCCGGTATGGTGCTGCCAATGATGGAAACGCCGACACGGGCGCTGCTAGAGGGCGCCACCGAAGTGACGCCGCTTAAGCGCTGGGGCGAGGCTGCTGAAATTGCTGAGGCAGTTGCATTCCTGGCCTCATCAAAGGCATCTTATATCACTGGCCAAATCTTGATGGTTGACGGCGGCCTCGCTGCATAA
- a CDS encoding uncharacterized protein (EggNog:ENOG41~MEROPS:MER0011718), whose product MGYLVQGSHQPSLSISGDLLIEHISIRDEFGASIVVHIGGKNVADIWGGHSNESGSHCWVKETFVNVFTITKTITGLAALILIDRGIISPNEKIATYWPEFSVYGKQDVRIRDIISHTAGVPRWEKPVTLADICDFDQAVTLLEAQAPWWTSGTASDYHPFTRGFLIGQVIRKVTGKKLKDFIAEDMAGLLGADFLARD is encoded by the coding sequence ATGGGCTATCTTGTGCAAGGATCTCACCAACCGTCCTTGAGCATTTCTGGCGACTTGTTGATTGAACACATCTCTATTAGGGATGAGTTCGGAGCCTCAATAGTTGTTCATATAGGTGGCAAGAATGTAGCCGACATCTGGGGCGGTCATTCCAATGAGAGTGGGTCCCATTGTTGGGTGAAAGAGACTTTCGTAAACGTTTTCACCATCACCAAGACTATTACTGGCCTTGCAGCACTCATACTCATTGATAGGGGCATTATAAGCCCAAACGAAAAAATTGCCACCTATTGGCCAGAGTTTTCTGTGTATGGGAAGCAAGACGTGAGGATTAGGGACATCATCTCCCATACGGCTGGTGTTCCAAGATGGGAGAAGCCAGTCACGTTAGCTGATATTTGCGACTTTGATCAGGCAGTTACTCTGCTAGAGGCCCAGGCGCCTTGGTGGACTTCGGGAACTGCATCTGACTACCATCCTTTCACCCGTGGGTTTTTGATAGGCCAAGTCATCCGCAAAGTCACAGGAAAGAAACTCAAAGATTTCATTGCAGAGGATATGGCTGGTCTTCTGGGTGCTGATTTTTTAGCTCGGGATTAG
- a CDS encoding uncharacterized protein (EggNog:ENOG41), giving the protein MATTKYKRLDRDDCIFLFVDHQAGLIQLVRDFNPDEFRNNVLALAKVAKYFGAPSILTTSFETGPNGPIVKELPETLPEAPVIRRPGQINAMDNEEFADLVKKSGKKQVIVSGVLTEICVSFPALSLIEQGYEVFVVTDASGTFAEHTREAAHKRMAQQGVQLLNWVAVAAELHRDWRRDIEGFGSIWGDHVPGYWCLMQSYNTAKQGQ; this is encoded by the exons ATGGCTACCACAAAATATAAGCGTCTTGACAGAGATGACtgcatcttcctctttgtaGACCACCAG GCCGGCCTTATTCAGCTCGTTCGAGACTTCAACCCCGATGAATTCCGCAACAATGTCCTTGCTCTGGCCAAGGTAGCTAAGTATTTTGGAGCTCCATCTATTTTGACTACGTCTTTTGAAACTGGACCCAACGGTCCTATTGTAAAAGAACTACCTGAAACTTTGCCTGAGGCTCCGGTGATTCGGCGGCCTGGTCAAATTAATGCAATGGACAACGAGGAATTTGCCGACCTAGTGAAGAAGTCTGGCAAGAAACAAGTTATAGTTAG TGGCGTTTTGACAGAAATTTGTGTTTCTTTTCCAGCACTGTCTTTAATCGAGCAGGGATATGAAGTTTTTGTAGTTACGGATGCCTCGGGAACGTTCGCTGAGCACACTCGTGAGGCTGCACATAAACGTATGGCGCAGCAAGGAGTTCAGCTGCTCAACTGGGTAGCTGTAGCAGCTGAGCTACATAGAGATTGGCGCCGAGATATCGAAGGATTCGGATCCATCTGGGGCGATCATGTTCCAGGTTACTGGTGTCTTATGCAAAGTTACAATACTGCAAAACAAGGACAGTAA
- a CDS encoding uncharacterized protein (EggNog:ENOG41~TransMembrane:2 (o277-296i317-340o)), with protein sequence MADQISSNTETAPIRDLSPPSLPRAKRRKTQQACSNCRGRKTKCDGQYPICAACERRGVAMTCIYERVQPASHSQRYADLESRLHRLEQGENGERSSVSCETRPVDVRSLQSPRFGPDITLVDDDSSPSRNASGIAGHKDSPHNRAHQPVDALATVISDDNGNCVYGESSTIAFVREFTQKDPSDSTTEQNKHHAGQTAHECARMESPALLAPLDISPGNRDNLAILPLRSNADDFLRCYFEFIHPLFPLLHKGSFTSRYNRLWLPCDNSRSGKEDIVFMCNMNLVFALGCQFSDLAHPSHRASVANEFYKMSRQVLLYDILGSTSVSVVQWLLLSGVYLQSTSYASHCWNSIGLAIRLAQSLGLHLEYPESKSENQLSREMRRRIWHTCVVLDKLLAMTFGRPTMVNGSYGTPMPSLIDDEYLCTDGEGIQPKGVNSRMGLFVYSCRLFEILKDILSSFYAVDASSEPICESRLHSMVSEVLNFNRRLDDFITSLPNYLKTAKSSPVNMSERNSCTNLQQQVLYCRFLYTKLLSLRPLLLVAIKRAPKHASVTSIEENLSLLDDHIISRYCDLCINTAHRLIEAIFDHLDTAYKSFGWHSVYFTFAAASILLASLRLPDVGVESTTTFEMSWNRSLSILNYYKGSIHTASRAIQVLEALRCQTHEAEPQETEVHSSIADTHVNNEQMKPQISLESTNQLDFSQFNPYGTYSLYDAWFGQHLINLGALDMG encoded by the exons ATGGCAGACCAAATATCCTCGAACACTGAAACAGCCCCTATTAGAGACTTGTCACCACCTTCGTTGCCCAGGGCCAAACGACGGAAGACGCAGCAAGCATGTAGTAATTGCCGGGGCCGGAAGACCAAGTGTGACGGGCAATATCCCATCTGCGCTGCCTGCGAGAGACGAGGGGTAGCCATGACCTGCATCTATGAGCGTGTGCAACCTGCTTCACATTCACAAAG GTATGCAGATCTGGAAAGCCGATTACACAGATTGGAGCAAGGCGAGAACGGCGAGCGGTCGAGCGTGTCGT GTGAAACCAGGCCAGTGGATGTTCGAAGTTTGCAGTCTCCTCGCTTTGGCCCAGATATAACCCTGGTAGATGACGATTCTTCGCCATCAAGAAACGCGAGCGGCATTGCTGGCCACAAAGATTCTCCTCATAATCGTGCCCATCAGCCAGTCGATGCTTTGGCCACTGTTATTTCCGATGATAACGGCAATTGTGTTTATGGCGAGTCTTCTACTATCGCCTTCGTACGAGAATTTACTCAAAAAGATCCGTCGGATAGTACTACGGAGCAGAATAAACATCACGCTGGCCAGACCGCCCACGAATGCGCTCGGATGGAATCACCTGCTTTGCTTGCTCCGCTTGATATATCTCCAGGAAATAGAGATAATCTTGCTATTCTCCCTCTTCGAAGCAATGCAGACGATTTTCTACGTTGTTATTTCGAGTTTATTCATCCACTCTTTCCGCTACTGCACAAAGGCTCGTTTACTTCACGATATAACCGACTATGGCTCCCCTGCGACAATTCACGGTCGGGCAAGGAAGATATAGTATTCATGTGCAATATGAATCTTGTCTTTGCTCTGGGGTGCCAATTTAGTGACCTAGCTCATCCAAGTCACAGAGCTTCAGTCGCAAatgaattttataaaatgtCTCGACAAGTATTGCTCTATGATATTTTGGGTTCAACCTCGGTGTCTGTGGTACAGTGGCTCCTTTTGAGCGGAGTATATCTCCAATCAACCAGCTATGCAAGTCACTGCTGGAACTCAATAGGACTAGCTATTCGCCTTGCACAAAGTCTGGGACTACATCTAGAATACCCGGAATCGAAATCGGAAAACCAGCTTAGCCGAGAGATGAGACGGAGAATCTGGCATACCTGTGTTGTTCTGGATAA ACTGCTAGCTATGACTTTCGGCCGTCCAACTATGGTTAATGGATCTTATGGTACTCCAATGCCTTCCTTAATCGATGATGAATATCTATGCACAGATGGCGAAGGTATCCAACCGAAAGGAGTGAATTCGCGAATGGGTCTATTTGTGTATTCTTGCAGGCTCTTCGAAATTCTGAAGGATATATTATCATCGTTTTATGCGGTCGACGCTTCTTCAGAGCCTATCTGCGAATCTCGCTTGCATAGTATGGTGTCAGAAGTGCTAAACTTCAACCGCCGCTTAGACGACTTTATTACTTCATTACCTAACTACCTTAAGACAGCAAAAAGCTCCCCAGTGAATATGTCGGAGAGAAATAGCTGTACGAATCTTCAGCAACAAGTCCTTTATTGCCG ATTCCTGTATACTAAACTGTTATCTTTACGACCCTTGCTGCTCGTAGCGATAAAGCGAGCCCCGAAACATGCCTCAGTAACATCGATAGAGGAAAATTTATCATTACTAGATGATCATATCATAAGCCGTTATTGCGATCTTTGCATTAACACAGCGCATCGCCTAATTGAGGCAATTTTTGATCATCTTGATACCGCTTACAAAAGCTTCGGTTGGCATTCAGTTTATT TTACATTTGCCGCTGCTAGTATTCTACTCGCCTCATTGAGACTTCCAGATGTTGGAGTTGAGTCTACGACAACTTTTGAAATGTCGTGGAATCGCTCTTTATcaatattaaactattacAAGGGGAGCATCCATACTGCTTCACGTGCGATACAAGTTTTGGAAGCCCTGCGATGTCAAACCCATGAAGCAGAGCCCCAAG AGACTGAAGTCCATAGCTCCATCGCAGATACGCATGTCAATAATGAGCAAATGAAACCACAAATATCTTTGGAATCTACCAACCAGCTCGACTTCAGCCAGTTCAATCCATATGGAACTTATAGTCTGTATGATGCTTGGTTCGGTCAGCACCTCATCAACTTAGGTGCCCTAGATATGGGTTGA
- a CDS encoding uncharacterized protein (EggNog:ENOG41~TransMembrane:1 (i113-136o)) has translation MESPALLAPLDISPGNRDNLAILPLRSNADDFLRCYFEFIHPLFPLLHKGSFTSRYNRLWLPCDNSRSGKEDIVFMCNMNLVFALGCQFSDLAHPSHRASVANEFYKMSRQVLLYDILGSTSVSVVQWLLLSGVYLQSTSYASHCWNSIGLAIRLAQSLGLHLEYPESKSENQLSREMRRRIWHTCVVLDKLLAMTFGRPTMVNGSYGTPMPSLIDDEYLCTDGEGIQPKGVNSRMGLFVYSCRLFEILKDILSSFYAVDASSEPICESRLHSMVSEVLNFNRRLDDFITSLPNYLKTAKSSPVNMSERNSCTNLQQQVLYCRFLYTKLLSLRPLLLVAIKRAPKHASVTSIEENLSLLDDHIISRYCDLCINTAHRLIEAIFDHLDTAYKSFGWHSVYFTFAAASILLASLRLPDVGVESTTTFEMSWNRSLSILNYYKGSIHTASRAIQVLEALRCQTHEAEPQETEVHSSIADTHVNNEQMKPQISLESTNQLDFSQFNPYGTYSLYDAWFGQHLINLGALDMG, from the exons ATGGAATCACCTGCTTTGCTTGCTCCGCTTGATATATCTCCAGGAAATAGAGATAATCTTGCTATTCTCCCTCTTCGAAGCAATGCAGACGATTTTCTACGTTGTTATTTCGAGTTTATTCATCCACTCTTTCCGCTACTGCACAAAGGCTCGTTTACTTCACGATATAACCGACTATGGCTCCCCTGCGACAATTCACGGTCGGGCAAGGAAGATATAGTATTCATGTGCAATATGAATCTTGTCTTTGCTCTGGGGTGCCAATTTAGTGACCTAGCTCATCCAAGTCACAGAGCTTCAGTCGCAAatgaattttataaaatgtCTCGACAAGTATTGCTCTATGATATTTTGGGTTCAACCTCGGTGTCTGTGGTACAGTGGCTCCTTTTGAGCGGAGTATATCTCCAATCAACCAGCTATGCAAGTCACTGCTGGAACTCAATAGGACTAGCTATTCGCCTTGCACAAAGTCTGGGACTACATCTAGAATACCCGGAATCGAAATCGGAAAACCAGCTTAGCCGAGAGATGAGACGGAGAATCTGGCATACCTGTGTTGTTCTGGATAA ACTGCTAGCTATGACTTTCGGCCGTCCAACTATGGTTAATGGATCTTATGGTACTCCAATGCCTTCCTTAATCGATGATGAATATCTATGCACAGATGGCGAAGGTATCCAACCGAAAGGAGTGAATTCGCGAATGGGTCTATTTGTGTATTCTTGCAGGCTCTTCGAAATTCTGAAGGATATATTATCATCGTTTTATGCGGTCGACGCTTCTTCAGAGCCTATCTGCGAATCTCGCTTGCATAGTATGGTGTCAGAAGTGCTAAACTTCAACCGCCGCTTAGACGACTTTATTACTTCATTACCTAACTACCTTAAGACAGCAAAAAGCTCCCCAGTGAATATGTCGGAGAGAAATAGCTGTACGAATCTTCAGCAACAAGTCCTTTATTGCCG ATTCCTGTATACTAAACTGTTATCTTTACGACCCTTGCTGCTCGTAGCGATAAAGCGAGCCCCGAAACATGCCTCAGTAACATCGATAGAGGAAAATTTATCATTACTAGATGATCATATCATAAGCCGTTATTGCGATCTTTGCATTAACACAGCGCATCGCCTAATTGAGGCAATTTTTGATCATCTTGATACCGCTTACAAAAGCTTCGGTTGGCATTCAGTTTATT TTACATTTGCCGCTGCTAGTATTCTACTCGCCTCATTGAGACTTCCAGATGTTGGAGTTGAGTCTACGACAACTTTTGAAATGTCGTGGAATCGCTCTTTATcaatattaaactattacAAGGGGAGCATCCATACTGCTTCACGTGCGATACAAGTTTTGGAAGCCCTGCGATGTCAAACCCATGAAGCAGAGCCCCAAG AGACTGAAGTCCATAGCTCCATCGCAGATACGCATGTCAATAATGAGCAAATGAAACCACAAATATCTTTGGAATCTACCAACCAGCTCGACTTCAGCCAGTTCAATCCATATGGAACTTATAGTCTGTATGATGCTTGGTTCGGTCAGCACCTCATCAACTTAGGTGCCCTAGATATGGGTTGA
- a CDS encoding uncharacterized protein (EggNog:ENOG41), protein MSDSFKYDVKDSARSIQVSVSTEPATKGLYQYLGRSGLKVSRVILGAMSFGAPEWQGWVLDEEESLPLLEYAFKSGIRTWDTADLYSHGRSEQIIGKAIKKFNIPREKLVILTKIFFGVTPDTPSNQPGSTIINDGELLNQTGLSRKHILDAVDQSIARLGTYIDVLQIHRLDRSIPFEESMRALNDVVVSGKVRYLGASSMAAWEFQQLQNIADRHGWHKFISMQNYHNLIYREEEHEMIPYCNNTGVGLIPWSPVARGALARPWGTRNTLREQKDHGLQLLVRGRNDQVDEEIVNRVEEVAKKNGKTMAQVAIAWSLSKNMCPIVGLNKRERIDEAVEATKLQLSHEDIDYLEEPYLPKARLVL, encoded by the exons ATGTCGGACTCCTTCAAATATGATGTTAAGGATTCAGCCCGCTCTATACAGGTATCAGTGAGCACTGAACCAGCGACCAAAGGCCTGTATCAATATTTGGGCAGGTCCGGCCTCAAGGTATCAAGAGTCATTCT TGGTGCAATGAGCTTTGGGGCGCCTGAATGGCAAGGTTGGGTtcttgacgaagaagagtcACTTCCTCTTCTGGAATATGCATTCAAATCCGGAATTCGAACTTGGGACACTGCCGACCTCTATTCTCACGGTCGATCCGAACAGATTATTGGTAAAGCCATTAAGAAGTTCAATATTCCACGAGAAAAGCTCGTCATTCTCACCAAAATCTTTTTTGGTGTCACTCCCGACACTCCATCTAATCAGCCAGGCTCGACTATAATCAATGATGGCGAGCTCCTCAATCAAACAGGTTTGAGTCGCAAGCATATTCTCGATGCTGTCGATCAGTCCATTGCACGACTTGGAACCTACATCGATGTATTACAGATCCATCGTCTAGATCGTTCAATACCATTTGAGGAGAGTATGCGAGCTCTAAATGATGTAGTGGTATCTGGAAAAGTAAGATATCTTGGAGCGTCCAGTATGGCAGCATGGGAATTCCAACAGCTCCAAAATATTGCCGACCGACATGGCTGGCATAAATTCATCTCGATGCAAAACTACCACAATTTGATCTACAGGGAAGAAGAACACGAAATGATTCCGTACTGCAATAATACTGGTGTCGGCCTAATACCCTGGTCGCCTGTTGCTCGTGGTGCCTTGGCCCGTCCATGGGGCACTCGAAATACTCTTCGGGAGCAGAAAGACCATGGTCTCCAACTGTTAGTTCGGGGAAGAAATGATCAGGTCGATGAAGAAATTGTCAATCGGGTTGAGGAGGTTGCCaagaaaaatggaaaaacCATGGCTCAAGTTGCAATTGCATGGTCCCTGAGCAAGAACATGTGTCCCATCGTCGGCCTTAacaagagggagaggatCGATGAGGCTGTTGAAGCGACCAAGCTTCAGCTGAGCCATGAGGACATCGATTACCTCGAAGAGCCATATTTGCCCAAGGCACGACTTGTGCTGTGA